The DNA window ATAGCCCCAGTTTAATTATATTTTTACTTTTTCATAGTATCTGCTATCAAGAGTTACAGTAACTTCAGAAAATCTTATTTCATATACTTTTAAATCATTAGAATATTTATCTATAATTTCAGCAAAATCTGCCATTTTATTAGAAAATTCTTCTCTTAAATCCAATATAGATTTTTCACTTTCTCTTACATGTCCTCTTGCTCTTACATGTTCTCTTTTTCCTCTATTCATAGGTATTGTTGTAAATGAAACATTATTATTTTTCCAAAATTCACTTATCTTTTCTCTACCAGTATAAGTTGCAAAGTACATAACATTATTTTTTTCATCATAATAATAATTCACTATTCTAACATTAGGAAAATCATGAATACTTGTTGCTAAGGCTATTTCTTTGCATTCATTTATCATTCTTAAAAACTCTTTTTTTGCTTCCATTTCACCAACTCCCCTTTAAAAATTATTTATATTCCATTGTATCACAATTTTATAATATAAAAAAATTTCTATTATAAAGTACTATTTTATTTTAGCTCCATCTTTAAATGCTTGTCCAACCTTTTCTCCAAGTATACGATATGAATTTGTTATTGAATCAAAAGTTATAAGCTCTAATTTATCTACATCTATTTCACCTTTTTCATTTAGAACACTTTCATCTGCCAATGTATTTATTATTTCTGCAACTACTCTATAATCTCCTAATTCTTCTTGAATATCTATAACTTTACATTCAAGTGTTAATGGAAATTCTTCTATAATTGGAGCATCTATATTTTCACTTTTCACTATATGTACTCCTGATTTTTCTATTTTATCAACTTTGTTTCCTGATACTATTCCAAAATAATCTGCAATATCTTTTGTAGATTTAATTGCTAAACTTATTGTAAATGTTTTCTTTAATAAAATATTTTCCATAGTTTTATGTTCTCTTGCTATGCTCAATGAAACTTCATGATAACCACATTGTACTCCCCAAGCTAAATTCATAGCATTAGCTTTTCCATTTTCATCATAAGTTCCTATAATATACACTGGTAAAGGTAGTAATACTGTCTTTTTACAT is part of the Fusobacterium nucleatum genome and encodes:
- a CDS encoding flavin reductase family protein — its product is MCKKTVLLPLPVYIIGTYDENGKANAMNLAWGVQCGYHEVSLSIAREHKTMENILLKKTFTISLAIKSTKDIADYFGIVSGNKVDKIEKSGVHIVKSENIDAPIIEEFPLTLECKVIDIQEELGDYRVVAEIINTLADESVLNEKGEIDVDKLELITFDSITNSYRILGEKVGQAFKDGAKIK
- a CDS encoding pyridoxamine 5'-phosphate oxidase family protein, with product MEAKKEFLRMINECKEIALATSIHDFPNVRIVNYYYDEKNNVMYFATYTGREKISEFWKNNNVSFTTIPMNRGKREHVRARGHVRESEKSILDLREEFSNKMADFAEIIDKYSNDLKVYEIRFSEVTVTLDSRYYEKVKI